The following are encoded together in the Pseudomonadota bacterium genome:
- the pheA gene encoding prephenate dehydratase: MANKPLPDLSTIRETIDRLDEQIQALISERAQIAQQVGATKAAGRSTAEYYRPEREAQVLRQVIDRNDGPLADEEIVRLFREIMSACLAQQEPLKVAYLGPEGTLTQAAVTKHFGHSVNAISLATMDEVFREVESAVADFGIVPLEDFSDGAISHTLDMFISSPLLICGEVEMLLEQHLLARGASLEGIERVYANQQSLTQCRDWLKEMLPNAELVSMASNTSAARRARDDASGAAIAGYAASRVYQLNVLARNVEDRPDNRTRFLVIGRDLFAPSGSDKTSLLMSSSHTPGALQELLQTLTAHQVNMNRIESRPSNRSDSDYVFFVDVDGHARDEQLAGALEQLQQTAVVMRVIGSYPKAIL, from the coding sequence ATGGCTAACAAACCACTGCCCGATCTATCGACCATACGCGAGACCATTGATCGCCTCGATGAGCAAATTCAAGCGCTCATCAGCGAGCGTGCTCAAATTGCTCAGCAGGTGGGTGCCACCAAAGCGGCGGGCCGATCCACGGCCGAATACTACCGACCCGAACGCGAGGCGCAGGTGCTGCGTCAGGTGATTGATCGCAATGATGGGCCCTTGGCTGACGAAGAAATTGTGCGTCTTTTTCGCGAAATTATGTCGGCCTGTTTGGCGCAGCAAGAGCCGCTCAAAGTGGCGTATTTGGGTCCTGAGGGCACGCTCACGCAGGCGGCCGTCACCAAGCACTTCGGTCATTCGGTGAATGCCATTTCACTGGCGACCATGGATGAGGTGTTTCGTGAGGTGGAATCGGCGGTGGCCGATTTTGGCATCGTTCCGCTTGAGGACTTTTCCGATGGCGCGATTAGTCACACGCTCGATATGTTTATTTCGTCGCCGCTGCTCATTTGCGGGGAGGTCGAGATGTTGCTTGAGCAGCATCTCCTCGCGCGGGGTGCGTCGCTAGAGGGCATTGAGCGCGTGTATGCCAATCAGCAATCGCTGACCCAATGTCGCGATTGGCTCAAAGAGATGTTACCCAATGCCGAATTGGTATCGATGGCCAGTAACACGAGTGCGGCGCGGCGTGCGCGCGACGATGCCTCGGGCGCTGCGATCGCCGGTTACGCCGCGTCACGCGTGTATCAACTCAATGTACTCGCTCGCAATGTTGAAGATCGGCCCGACAACCGCACACGCTTTTTGGTGATCGGACGAGATTTGTTTGCGCCGAGCGGCAGCGATAAAACGTCGTTGCTCATGTCGTCGAGTCACACGCCGGGCGCGTTGCAAGAACTGCTGCAAACCCTGACCGCCCATCAGGTCAACATGAACCGCATCGAATCGCGGCCGAGCAATCGCTCCGATTCCGACTATGTGTTTTTTGTGGATGTGGATGGCCACGCTCGGGATGAACAGCTTGCGGGTGCGCTGGAACAACTGCAGCAAACCGCGGTGGTGATGCGCGTGATCGGTTCCTACCCCAAGGCGATCCTGTAG
- the aroA gene encoding 3-phosphoshikimate 1-carboxyvinyltransferase produces the protein MTSPPSDHLSTVPCYRITGSAPLRGTVRVPGDKSISHRALMFGAIASGVTRIRGLLEGEDCLNTARVLRKLGVRIETETVDGQRVWTVHGVGQGGLISTTEPLDVGNSGTGMRLLAGLLVGQGVSASLVGDRSLMSRPMERIAAPLRMMGAQIDTRDGKPPVVIQSGAEVIGIDYHLPVASAQVKSSVLLAGLGASHPTTVTEPERSRDHTERMLPAFGCPVAVKGNTARLTGPAQLQGIEVDVPGDISSAAFLLVAATLIPGSELLIEHVGVNPTRTGIIRILEAMGASIERLNERDIHGEPVCDLRVKSANLTAIDVPSAWVPSAIDEFPVIFIAAASAAGTTRVTGVGELKVKESDRLGTMARGLEALGVRLIESDDGIEITGGPLSGGDIHSHDDHRIAMAFAVAGARSTEPLTVYDVTNVGTSFPGFAQLMQGLGLALEEI, from the coding sequence ATGACCAGTCCTCCCTCTGATCACCTCTCGACGGTGCCGTGTTATCGAATTACCGGCAGCGCGCCATTGCGTGGAACCGTTAGGGTGCCCGGTGATAAATCGATCTCTCATCGGGCATTAATGTTTGGTGCAATTGCGAGCGGCGTGACGCGAATTCGCGGTTTGCTCGAAGGCGAAGATTGCCTCAACACGGCGCGCGTCTTGCGCAAGCTAGGTGTGAGGATCGAAACGGAGACGGTGGACGGGCAGCGGGTGTGGACGGTGCATGGCGTTGGTCAAGGTGGGCTGATCAGCACCACTGAGCCACTGGATGTGGGTAATTCGGGCACGGGGATGCGATTGCTGGCCGGACTGCTGGTTGGGCAAGGGGTGAGTGCGTCGTTGGTGGGGGATCGCTCCTTAATGAGCCGGCCAATGGAGCGTATTGCCGCGCCCCTGCGCATGATGGGTGCGCAAATTGACACGCGCGATGGCAAACCGCCGGTGGTTATCCAGTCGGGTGCCGAAGTGATCGGCATCGACTACCACTTACCGGTTGCGAGCGCGCAGGTGAAGTCATCGGTGCTGTTGGCCGGGCTCGGTGCGAGTCACCCGACCACGGTGACCGAACCTGAGCGCAGCCGCGACCATACTGAGCGAATGTTGCCCGCCTTCGGTTGCCCAGTGGCGGTTAAGGGCAACACGGCGCGCCTCACCGGGCCCGCCCAGTTGCAAGGTATTGAGGTGGATGTGCCGGGCGACATTTCGTCGGCGGCGTTTCTGCTGGTTGCGGCGACCCTGATTCCTGGATCGGAATTGCTCATTGAACACGTGGGGGTCAATCCGACCCGTACCGGGATCATTCGCATTCTCGAGGCGATGGGCGCATCGATCGAACGCCTAAACGAGCGTGATATTCACGGCGAGCCAGTGTGCGATCTTCGCGTAAAATCGGCGAATTTAACTGCAATTGACGTACCTTCGGCATGGGTTCCAAGTGCGATCGACGAGTTTCCAGTGATCTTTATTGCCGCCGCATCCGCAGCAGGAACGACGCGGGTGACCGGTGTGGGTGAATTGAAGGTCAAAGAAAGCGATCGTTTGGGCACGATGGCCCGAGGTCTGGAGGCGCTGGGGGTGCGCCTGATCGAATCGGATGACGGGATTGAGATTACCGGCGGTCCGCTGTCGGGCGGAGACATTCACAGTCACGACGATCACCGTATTGCGATGGCGTTTGCGGTGGCGGGGGCGCGGTCAACCGAACCCTTAACGGTTTATGATGTCACCAATGTGGGCACATCCTTTCCCGGATTTGCCCAACTCATGCAAGGACTTGGCCTCGCGCTTGAGGAGATTTAA
- the cmk gene encoding (d)CMP kinase, giving the protein MSQTARESAAPVLAIDGPSGSGKGTVSHMVASRLGWHLLDSGALYRVVGLAALQRGVAFDESESLAAMVADLAINFVASPGGEEKIELDNQDVTSKIRTEHCGNLASKVAAVPAVREALVAAQRGFRQAPGLVADGRDMGTVIFPDAELKIFLTASAAERAERRYKQLIDKGLDVSLPALLEDIAERDHRDANREVAPLRPAPDAMMIDTTSTPVDEVVAQVLELANQWVNADE; this is encoded by the coding sequence ATGAGCCAGACAGCACGTGAATCAGCGGCCCCGGTTTTAGCGATTGATGGCCCTAGCGGGTCAGGGAAGGGCACCGTGAGCCATATGGTGGCGAGTCGATTGGGCTGGCACCTGCTGGACAGTGGCGCGCTGTATCGCGTGGTCGGTCTTGCTGCGCTGCAGCGTGGTGTGGCGTTTGACGAGTCTGAGTCGCTGGCTGCGATGGTGGCTGACCTGGCCATTAATTTTGTCGCATCCCCGGGCGGCGAAGAGAAGATTGAGCTTGATAATCAGGATGTTACATCGAAGATTCGCACTGAGCATTGCGGCAATCTCGCGTCCAAAGTGGCGGCGGTGCCGGCGGTACGAGAGGCGCTGGTGGCCGCTCAGCGAGGCTTTCGCCAAGCACCGGGTTTAGTGGCGGATGGCCGGGATATGGGGACGGTCATTTTCCCGGATGCCGAGCTGAAGATATTTCTAACCGCCAGCGCCGCTGAGCGCGCAGAAAGGCGGTATAAGCAGTTGATAGACAAGGGACTTGATGTTAGCCTACCCGCCCTTTTGGAGGATATCGCCGAGCGCGATCACCGCGATGCGAATCGCGAGGTGGCGCCGCTGCGACCGGCCCCCGACGCGATGATGATCGATACGACATCCACACCCGTCGACGAGGTGGTCGCACAGGTGTTGGAGTTGGCGAACCAATGGGTCAACGCCGACGAGTAG
- the rpsA gene encoding 30S ribosomal protein S1 encodes MSESFAELFEESIASHQMKSGTILNADVVAVNSDVVIVNAGLKSEAVIPVSQFQNELGELEVNVGDVVEVALDSFEDGFGETRLSREKAKRARTLTRLEAAFEQGEIVNGVINGRVKGGFTVEIDNVRAFLPGSLVDVRPVRDPGYLEGKVLEFKVIKLDQRRNNVVVSRRAVVEDEYSVEREQLLDSLQEGAVAKGIVKNLTDYGAFVDLGGIDGLLHITDMAWKRVKHPSEVVNVGDEVEVKVLKFDRERTRVSLGMKQLGADPWEALARRYPQNTRLFGKVTNIADYGCFVEIEEGVEGLVHVSEMDWTNKNVNPSKVVQIGDEVEVMVLEIDEERRRISLGIKQCKSNPWAEFAVEFKKGDKVTGKIKSITDFGIFIGLEGDIDGLVHLSDLSWDLPGEEAVRNYSKGQDVEATVLAIDPERERISLGIKQMDQDPFSMYMAENPKGSMVTGTVTEVDARGASIDLGNGIDGYMRASEMSQDRVEDARQVVKVGEEITSRFVGVDRKNRRISLSVKAKEAHEEAEAVQEYQSAASGGTSLGDLLKEQITGKDD; translated from the coding sequence ATGTCAGAGAGTTTTGCTGAGTTATTTGAAGAGAGTATTGCTAGTCACCAGATGAAATCGGGGACTATCCTTAACGCCGACGTAGTGGCGGTGAATTCCGACGTTGTAATTGTCAACGCGGGATTGAAATCAGAAGCGGTCATTCCTGTATCGCAGTTTCAAAACGAGTTAGGAGAGCTGGAAGTCAACGTCGGTGACGTTGTCGAAGTCGCGCTCGACTCGTTTGAAGACGGTTTTGGCGAGACGCGTCTATCGCGCGAAAAAGCCAAGCGCGCCCGTACCTTGACTCGGCTTGAAGCCGCATTCGAGCAGGGCGAGATTGTCAATGGCGTGATTAACGGTCGCGTCAAAGGCGGATTCACGGTTGAAATCGACAATGTTCGCGCGTTTTTGCCCGGCTCATTGGTTGATGTTCGTCCGGTCCGCGATCCAGGTTATCTGGAAGGCAAAGTTCTCGAATTTAAAGTGATCAAGCTCGATCAGCGCCGCAACAATGTGGTGGTGTCGCGTCGTGCAGTGGTTGAAGACGAGTACAGCGTTGAGCGCGAGCAGCTGCTCGATTCGCTGCAAGAAGGTGCCGTGGCGAAGGGTATCGTTAAGAACCTGACCGACTACGGTGCGTTTGTTGACTTGGGCGGCATTGATGGGCTGTTGCACATCACCGACATGGCCTGGAAGCGCGTTAAGCATCCATCGGAAGTCGTGAATGTGGGCGACGAAGTCGAAGTGAAGGTGCTCAAGTTTGATCGCGAGCGCACGCGCGTGTCGCTCGGTATGAAACAGCTCGGTGCAGACCCTTGGGAAGCACTGGCGCGTCGCTACCCGCAAAACACTCGTCTGTTCGGTAAAGTGACGAACATTGCCGACTACGGTTGTTTTGTTGAGATCGAAGAAGGCGTTGAAGGTCTCGTGCATGTCTCTGAAATGGACTGGACCAATAAGAACGTTAACCCGTCTAAAGTTGTACAGATCGGTGACGAAGTGGAAGTGATGGTGCTTGAGATTGACGAAGAGCGCCGCCGCATTTCGTTGGGCATAAAGCAATGCAAGTCCAACCCATGGGCCGAGTTTGCGGTTGAGTTTAAGAAGGGCGACAAAGTCACCGGCAAGATTAAGTCGATCACCGACTTCGGTATCTTTATCGGCCTGGAAGGTGACATCGATGGCCTGGTGCATTTGTCTGACCTTTCGTGGGATCTACCTGGCGAAGAAGCCGTGCGGAACTACAGCAAAGGTCAGGATGTGGAAGCCACGGTGCTTGCCATTGACCCTGAGCGCGAGCGTATCTCGCTTGGCATCAAGCAAATGGACCAGGATCCGTTCTCCATGTACATGGCCGAGAATCCGAAAGGCAGTATGGTGACCGGCACGGTGACCGAGGTTGACGCTCGCGGCGCCTCAATCGATCTGGGCAACGGTATTGACGGCTACATGCGTGCGTCGGAGATGTCGCAAGATCGCGTCGAAGATGCTCGTCAAGTGGTGAAAGTCGGTGAAGAGATCACATCGCGATTTGTCGGTGTCGATCGCAAGAACCGCCGAATTTCGCTGTCCGTGAAAGCCAAAGAGGCCCACGAAGAAGCTGAAGCGGTGCAGGAGTACCAGTCGGCAGCCTCTGGCGGCACGAGTCTGGGCGATCTGCTCAAAGAGCAAATTACCGGAAAAGACGACTAA
- a CDS encoding integration host factor subunit beta — MTKSELIEAIARKQKHLPSKDVELAVKHLLELMSDALAQGKRIEIRGFGSFSLHFRPPRLGRNPKTGEPVALAGKHVPHFKPGKDLRERVNANRHLPIKN, encoded by the coding sequence ATGACTAAATCGGAACTAATTGAAGCCATCGCACGCAAGCAAAAGCATCTCCCTTCAAAGGATGTGGAGCTCGCGGTCAAGCATCTGCTTGAACTCATGAGCGACGCGCTGGCCCAGGGAAAACGCATCGAAATTCGCGGATTTGGCAGTTTTTCACTGCATTTTCGTCCGCCTCGCCTCGGTCGCAACCCCAAAACGGGCGAGCCGGTGGCGCTGGCGGGCAAGCATGTGCCCCACTTCAAGCCAGGCAAGGACCTGCGGGAGCGTGTCAACGCCAACCGCCATCTGCCGATCAAAAACTGA
- the lapB gene encoding lipopolysaccharide assembly protein LapB has translation MPGDNLVFLFLLLVLAAAGGAWTARRFARPVEVVKKKGPTVSPDYFKGVTYLLNEQPDKAIEVFIRMTEVDNETVETHFALGSLFRRRGEVDRAIRIHQNIIARPNLAKKQRDQALFALGKDFQKAGLFDRAEKLFLQLSAVPGQKKAALQSLISIYEQQKDWTQSIEIRKKLGVPAPEDDDGGVAHAYCELAQQAIDSGDYDSARAYLRKSRSSGTQLVRSAFMRAHVAEHLKDYKAAIKLCRWIVEHDESFIIEVLPMLLRCLRASGSDDNTNKVLQSLLNKNTKLREAMALAALAHNEWDNPVLQRAVRDLLRNDSFASKLRDVVMSEAADESLTRQQLDTLAEVLSELIRSRAKYECMACGYAGNMLYWQCPGCKDWDSTRPIMRLVDFHARRVV, from the coding sequence ATGCCGGGTGATAACTTAGTCTTTCTCTTTCTACTCCTCGTGCTTGCCGCAGCCGGCGGCGCTTGGACGGCTCGGCGATTTGCGCGCCCGGTTGAGGTGGTAAAGAAGAAGGGCCCGACTGTCAGTCCGGACTACTTCAAAGGGGTGACCTACCTCCTCAACGAGCAGCCCGATAAGGCCATCGAAGTGTTCATTCGTATGACCGAGGTGGACAATGAAACGGTGGAAACACACTTTGCTCTAGGGAGCCTGTTTCGCCGGCGCGGCGAAGTGGATCGGGCGATTCGCATTCATCAGAACATCATTGCCCGACCCAACCTAGCGAAAAAGCAGCGCGATCAGGCGCTGTTTGCGTTGGGCAAAGATTTCCAAAAGGCGGGCCTATTTGATCGGGCCGAGAAGCTGTTCTTGCAGCTGAGCGCGGTACCCGGGCAAAAGAAAGCGGCACTTCAAAGTCTCATCAGCATCTACGAGCAACAAAAAGATTGGACCCAATCGATCGAGATTCGAAAAAAACTCGGGGTGCCGGCGCCGGAGGATGATGATGGCGGTGTGGCGCATGCGTATTGCGAACTTGCCCAGCAGGCCATCGATTCCGGTGATTACGATTCTGCTCGCGCTTACTTGCGCAAATCACGCAGCAGCGGCACACAGCTAGTGCGCAGCGCGTTCATGCGCGCGCATGTGGCCGAGCATTTAAAAGACTATAAGGCCGCGATTAAACTGTGCCGCTGGATTGTCGAACACGACGAGAGTTTTATCATCGAAGTGTTGCCCATGCTGCTGCGCTGTTTGCGAGCGAGCGGCAGCGACGACAACACCAACAAAGTACTGCAATCGCTCTTAAACAAAAACACGAAACTGCGCGAAGCTATGGCCTTGGCCGCGCTTGCCCACAACGAGTGGGATAACCCTGTGCTGCAGCGCGCGGTGCGTGATCTCCTTCGCAACGACTCCTTTGCTAGTAAATTGCGCGATGTGGTGATGAGCGAAGCGGCCGATGAATCACTGACTCGCCAGCAGCTCGATACACTTGCCGAAGTGCTGTCAGAATTGATTCGCAGTCGCGCCAAGTACGAGTGTATGGCGTGTGGCTATGCAGGCAACATGCTGTATTGGCAATGTCCAGGGTGCAAAGACTGGGATAGCACCCGACCGATTATGCGATTGGTCGACTTTCATGCGCGGCGGGTTGTTTGA